One window of the Candidatus Jettenia sp. genome contains the following:
- a CDS encoding M48 family metallopeptidase: MLKSKCLVSMLAIILFVGCSTVPITGRRQLSFVPQSQLFTLSQDSYHQLLSESKLSNDAGKKEMVVKVGKSIAQSAEQFMRENDMEEEIKNYEWEFNLIEDDKTVNAFCMPGGKIAVYTGILPATQDETGLAVVLGHEVAHAIANHGGERMSQQLLVQLGATGLSVALSQQPAQTQQILLQAYGAGTNIGFILPYSRSHELEADHIGLILMARAGYNPREAISFWQRMGKMGGERPPEFLSTHPEPERRIEDIKKELPEAMKYYKK, translated from the coding sequence ATGCTCAAATCAAAATGCTTAGTGTCCATGCTTGCGATTATTCTTTTCGTTGGTTGTTCAACAGTGCCCATAACAGGGAGAAGACAGCTTTCCTTTGTACCGCAGTCTCAGCTTTTTACCTTAAGCCAGGATAGTTACCATCAGTTGTTGTCCGAATCAAAGCTCTCTAACGATGCAGGAAAAAAAGAGATGGTGGTAAAAGTGGGGAAGAGCATAGCACAATCAGCAGAACAATTCATGCGTGAAAACGACATGGAAGAAGAGATAAAGAATTATGAGTGGGAGTTTAACCTCATTGAAGATGATAAAACAGTAAATGCCTTTTGTATGCCGGGGGGAAAGATTGCTGTATATACAGGCATCCTCCCTGCTACTCAGGATGAGACCGGACTTGCTGTTGTATTGGGACACGAGGTTGCGCATGCTATAGCAAACCATGGTGGTGAAAGGATGAGCCAGCAATTGTTAGTACAATTAGGTGCAACTGGCTTATCGGTAGCATTAAGCCAGCAGCCGGCGCAAACACAACAAATATTGTTACAGGCCTATGGGGCAGGTACGAATATTGGTTTTATTTTGCCGTATAGCCGCAGTCACGAACTTGAGGCTGACCATATTGGCCTCATTCTCATGGCAAGGGCTGGCTACAACCCCAGGGAAGCTATTTCATTCTGGCAGAGGATGGGTAAAATGGGAGGAGAAAGGCCGCCAGAATTCTTATCTACCCATCCGGAACCGGAAAGAAGGATAGAAGATATCAAAAAAGAATTACCTGAGGCTATGAAATACTATAAAAAGTAA